The following proteins are co-located in the Candidatus Electrothrix rattekaaiensis genome:
- the rpoB gene encoding DNA-directed RNA polymerase subunit beta: MKRVRKGFAKTRKLVEPPHLIAMQRHSYDRFLQMNVDPSQREEIGLQAIFKNIFPISDFNGLCTLEFVNYSFGEHKYTVSECIERGMTYEVPVKITVRLITFEIDEETGVQTVRDIKEQEVFLGSLPLMTDDGVFIINGTERVIVNQLQRSPGLFYTHDNGKSHISNKRLYSARIIPVRGSWLDFEFDIKDVLHVRIDRRRKLPVTTLLRALGYTDEELLREFYPIDTVQVTESGFRILFQPETFIGQRLTSDLVNPADGEVLGKKGRKISKALAKRIVKAGIESVEFSAEEILDRVLVIDLLHPETGEVLAKCNDRLTEELIETIRANNIASFEVLFIDNVSISEAFRKTLAVDKVKDGDQALIEIYRRLRPSSPPTVEIAQEFFNKLFYDPATYDLSVVGRYKINSKLGLDTPIEHRTLTKEDIVLGVKHLVRLKDELREGDDIDHLGNRRVRTVGELCENQYRMGLVRMERAIKERMNLQEVETLMPHDLVNPKPVTSAVKEFFATSQLSQFMDQTNPLSEVTHKRRLSALGPGGLTRERAGFEVRDVHPTHYGRICPVETPEGPNIGLIVSLATYAKVNAYGFIESPYRVVEDRKVTNEIRDYTALQEQGNVVAPANIHVGEDGTIIDDTLIARMDGEVVTVSSDEVTAMDIAPNQLVSVAASLIPFLENDDANRALMGSNMQRQAVPLLKPASPLVGTGVEKNLAQDSGACLLAGGDGVVEEVDANRVVIRYDEPGTAGFDTGIGVYRLSKYKKTNQNTCFNQKPLVLPGTRVKKGDVLADGPSTEMGELALGKNVTIAFMPWRGYNFEDSILINERLLKEDTFTSVHIEIFDVVARDTKLGKEDITRDIPNVGDEALRNLDDSGIIQIGAEIHAGDMLVGKVTPKGETMLSPEEKLLRAIFGEKAGDVKDTSLRVPPGVEGVVIDAKVFSRKGVDKDERSLMIEEQEVSRLNRDIEAELSSLKNGVRRKLCDLIVNRTAKKDILDAEGHVILPLGKKITEESLDAVEFDQLRGLDFSERAKYEDDLENVFNNYSRQAQAVRERYEGIVARMEKGDDLPPGVVKMVKIYVATKRKLAVGDKMAGRHGNKGVVSRLLPEEDMPFFADGTTVDVVLNPLGVPSRMNVGQVLECHLGFAAKRLGEQIQKLALAFEVEQVKDRLQTIYSEEEYTAITDGLSDDELIDKIRKYGHGIHMATPVFDGATEAEIRNMLIEAGVDEVGQSTLYDGLTGDKFDNKVTVGVMYMLKLHHLVDNKIHARSTGPYSLVTQQPLGGKAQFGGQRLGEMEVWAMESYGAAYTLKEFLTVKSDDVEGRTSMYEKIVKGNNFLDAGLPESFHVLVKELKGLCLNVELLSTDDN, from the coding sequence ATGAAAAGAGTACGCAAGGGATTTGCCAAAACACGCAAGCTTGTAGAACCACCGCATCTTATTGCTATGCAGCGGCACTCCTATGACCGTTTTCTGCAGATGAATGTTGATCCATCTCAGCGTGAAGAAATTGGTCTGCAGGCGATTTTTAAAAATATTTTTCCGATTAGCGATTTCAACGGACTCTGTACCTTGGAGTTTGTGAATTATTCCTTTGGAGAGCATAAATATACTGTCTCCGAGTGTATCGAACGAGGGATGACCTATGAGGTCCCTGTCAAAATAACCGTCCGTCTGATCACCTTTGAGATTGATGAGGAGACCGGCGTTCAGACCGTCCGCGACATTAAGGAGCAGGAAGTCTTTCTTGGCTCGCTTCCACTGATGACCGATGATGGTGTGTTTATAATAAACGGAACAGAGCGTGTTATTGTTAATCAGCTTCAGCGATCTCCGGGACTTTTTTATACCCATGATAATGGAAAATCCCATATTTCAAATAAACGCCTGTATTCCGCTCGGATTATTCCGGTGCGTGGTTCATGGCTAGATTTTGAATTTGATATAAAAGATGTTCTGCATGTTCGCATCGACAGAAGGCGTAAGCTTCCGGTGACGACCTTGCTCAGAGCTCTCGGTTACACAGATGAGGAGTTGCTGCGCGAATTTTATCCCATAGATACTGTTCAAGTGACGGAAAGCGGTTTTAGAATTCTGTTTCAGCCGGAAACTTTTATTGGTCAGCGTCTGACCTCGGATTTGGTGAATCCGGCAGATGGAGAAGTGCTTGGGAAAAAAGGGAGAAAAATTTCTAAGGCCCTAGCGAAAAGAATTGTAAAGGCTGGTATAGAGTCCGTAGAATTTTCTGCTGAAGAAATTCTTGATCGGGTATTGGTCATTGATCTGCTTCATCCTGAAACCGGAGAAGTTTTGGCCAAATGCAATGACCGGCTGACCGAAGAACTGATTGAAACCATACGGGCGAATAATATCGCCAGTTTTGAGGTTCTCTTTATAGATAATGTAAGCATTTCTGAAGCTTTTAGGAAAACCTTAGCCGTTGATAAAGTTAAGGATGGCGATCAAGCCTTGATTGAGATTTATCGACGACTCAGGCCTTCCAGTCCTCCCACTGTTGAAATTGCTCAGGAGTTTTTTAATAAGCTTTTCTATGATCCGGCCACCTATGATCTTTCCGTTGTAGGACGTTACAAGATCAACTCTAAGCTTGGTCTTGATACGCCGATAGAGCATCGCACCTTGACCAAGGAAGATATCGTTCTCGGTGTGAAGCATCTGGTTCGACTCAAGGATGAGCTGCGTGAGGGTGATGATATTGACCATCTCGGTAATCGTCGGGTACGCACAGTCGGTGAGCTCTGCGAAAACCAGTATAGGATGGGGCTTGTTCGTATGGAACGGGCGATCAAGGAGCGGATGAATCTTCAGGAAGTTGAAACCCTGATGCCCCATGATTTGGTGAATCCTAAGCCGGTGACCTCTGCGGTGAAAGAGTTTTTTGCCACCTCGCAGCTCTCTCAGTTTATGGACCAAACCAACCCCCTTTCCGAGGTGACCCATAAGCGGCGTCTGTCTGCATTGGGACCGGGTGGTTTGACCCGAGAACGGGCCGGTTTTGAGGTACGGGACGTCCATCCCACCCATTACGGGCGTATTTGTCCGGTTGAGACACCGGAAGGGCCGAATATTGGACTTATAGTGTCGTTGGCAACCTATGCAAAGGTAAATGCCTACGGCTTTATTGAGTCCCCCTACCGCGTGGTTGAGGATCGTAAGGTCACAAATGAAATTAGAGATTACACTGCTCTTCAGGAGCAGGGCAATGTGGTTGCTCCGGCCAATATCCATGTGGGTGAAGATGGAACGATTATTGACGACACATTAATTGCTCGCATGGACGGCGAGGTTGTGACGGTTTCTTCTGATGAAGTAACGGCGATGGATATTGCCCCGAATCAGCTGGTTTCTGTTGCAGCTTCCTTGATACCCTTCTTGGAAAATGACGATGCCAACCGGGCCTTGATGGGATCCAATATGCAGCGTCAGGCCGTACCGCTCCTTAAACCGGCCTCTCCCCTTGTCGGAACAGGGGTTGAGAAAAATTTGGCTCAGGATTCAGGAGCCTGTCTGTTGGCTGGCGGTGACGGCGTGGTGGAGGAGGTTGATGCTAACCGGGTGGTGATTCGTTACGATGAGCCAGGCACAGCCGGATTTGATACCGGAATCGGTGTCTACCGCCTTTCAAAGTATAAAAAGACAAACCAGAATACCTGTTTTAACCAGAAGCCGCTGGTTTTGCCCGGTACGCGGGTGAAAAAAGGCGATGTGCTGGCGGATGGCCCTTCCACCGAGATGGGTGAGCTTGCTCTGGGAAAAAATGTGACCATCGCTTTTATGCCTTGGCGCGGGTACAACTTTGAGGACTCCATTCTGATTAATGAGCGTCTGCTCAAAGAGGATACCTTTACCTCGGTACACATTGAGATATTTGATGTGGTGGCTCGTGACACAAAATTGGGCAAGGAAGACATAACTCGTGATATTCCGAATGTAGGCGATGAGGCTCTGCGCAATCTTGACGACTCGGGAATTATTCAGATCGGTGCGGAGATTCATGCTGGCGATATGCTGGTCGGTAAGGTAACCCCGAAAGGGGAGACTATGCTGTCACCTGAGGAAAAACTTCTACGGGCTATTTTCGGGGAAAAAGCAGGCGATGTAAAGGATACGTCGCTGAGAGTACCTCCCGGTGTAGAGGGTGTGGTTATTGACGCAAAGGTCTTTTCTCGCAAAGGCGTAGATAAAGACGAGCGCAGTCTGATGATTGAGGAACAGGAAGTCAGCCGCCTGAATCGGGATATTGAGGCTGAGCTCAGCAGCCTGAAAAATGGGGTTCGGAGAAAATTATGCGACCTGATAGTGAACCGGACAGCGAAAAAGGACATCCTTGATGCAGAAGGGCATGTGATCCTTCCTCTTGGCAAAAAAATAACTGAAGAAAGTCTGGATGCAGTGGAGTTTGATCAGCTGCGCGGCCTTGATTTTTCAGAAAGGGCTAAATACGAGGATGATCTGGAGAATGTTTTTAATAACTACTCCCGTCAAGCTCAAGCCGTTCGCGAACGCTATGAAGGTATTGTCGCGAGGATGGAAAAAGGTGATGATCTGCCTCCGGGGGTCGTCAAGATGGTGAAGATCTATGTCGCCACCAAGCGTAAGTTGGCTGTGGGCGATAAGATGGCCGGACGGCATGGAAATAAGGGTGTAGTTTCCAGACTGCTGCCAGAAGAGGATATGCCTTTTTTTGCCGATGGAACCACTGTTGATGTGGTCCTGAATCCGCTGGGTGTTCCCTCGCGTATGAACGTCGGGCAGGTACTGGAGTGTCATCTCGGTTTTGCGGCTAAACGCCTAGGGGAGCAGATCCAAAAGCTGGCCCTTGCTTTTGAGGTTGAGCAGGTCAAGGATCGCCTCCAGACAATTTACTCCGAGGAGGAGTATACCGCAATAACCGACGGCCTCTCGGATGATGAGCTGATTGATAAGATACGAAAGTACGGCCACGGCATTCATATGGCCACACCGGTCTTTGATGGTGCCACAGAGGCGGAGATACGTAACATGCTCATAGAAGCCGGAGTGGACGAGGTAGGACAATCCACTTTGTACGATGGTCTTACCGGAGATAAGTTTGATAATAAGGTGACAGTCGGTGTTATGTATATGCTCAAGTTGCACCATCTGGTAGATAATAAGATTCATGCTCGCTCCACAGGACCGTACTCCCTGGTCACGCAGCAG
- the rplL gene encoding 50S ribosomal protein L7/L12: MSEVTEQVIELVEKMTLLEVAELVKGLEEKFGVSAAAPVAMAAMPGDAGGAGGAAAEQTEFDAVLTVTGDQKIKVIKEVRGITALGLKEAKALVEAVPAPIKEGVTKEEAEDIKAKIEAVGGTVEIK; encoded by the coding sequence ATGTCTGAAGTTACTGAACAGGTAATAGAACTTGTAGAGAAAATGACCCTTCTTGAGGTCGCTGAACTCGTAAAAGGACTGGAAGAGAAATTCGGTGTTTCCGCAGCTGCCCCGGTTGCCATGGCTGCAATGCCTGGTGATGCTGGTGGAGCAGGTGGAGCAGCTGCCGAGCAGACAGAGTTTGATGCTGTCCTGACGGTTACCGGTGATCAGAAAATCAAGGTTATTAAAGAAGTGCGCGGGATTACCGCACTCGGCCTTAAAGAGGCGAAAGCCCTGGTAGAAGCTGTACCTGCTCCGATCAAAGAAGGAGTAACCAAGGAAGAAGCCGAAGATATCAAAGCAAAGATTGAAGCCGTAGGTGGTACTGTGGAAATCAAGTAA
- the rplJ gene encoding 50S ribosomal protein L10 translates to MNRESKAKKVDELKDTFANAKFAVVADYRGLKVTEFEQLRVSLREQGGQIQVAKNTLLKLAVQGTEFEGLTQDFTGTTAVAVSFDEPVGSAKALADFSKENEALVVRSAIFEGKMLSADDVIALSKLPSKEQLLGQLCGVLAALPTKLVRTLNAAPSNLVYALQAIKDQKEN, encoded by the coding sequence TTGAATCGCGAAAGTAAGGCGAAAAAGGTAGATGAGCTGAAAGATACCTTTGCCAATGCCAAGTTCGCAGTAGTAGCTGATTACCGCGGATTAAAAGTAACTGAATTTGAGCAACTTCGTGTCTCTCTGCGTGAGCAGGGAGGGCAGATTCAGGTTGCCAAGAATACCCTTCTTAAACTGGCTGTACAGGGTACAGAATTTGAGGGGTTAACGCAGGACTTCACTGGTACGACAGCAGTCGCGGTGAGTTTTGACGAGCCTGTGGGATCAGCGAAAGCCTTAGCTGATTTTTCAAAGGAAAATGAGGCACTGGTTGTGCGTTCAGCAATTTTTGAAGGAAAAATGCTGAGTGCCGATGACGTGATTGCTCTGTCAAAACTGCCCAGTAAAGAGCAATTGCTTGGTCAGTTGTGCGGCGTACTTGCTGCACTACCGACAAAACTTGTCCGCACATTGAATGCTGCACCGAGTAATTTGGTCTATGCGCTGCAGGCGATAAAAGATCAGAAAGAAAATTAA
- the rplA gene encoding 50S ribosomal protein L1 → MPKHGKQYRKAAEAIDRETHYSLEEAVNLLLANSCAKFDESVDVAVRLGIDPRHADQMVRSSVILPNGTGKDVRVLVFAKGEKEAEALAAGADYAGSEDLVNKIKEGWLEFDKTIATPDMMGEVGKIGRVLGPRNLMPNAKLGSVTFDIERVVQETKKGKVDFKSDKAGVIHALIGKRSFGSDKLVANIAHFVDKLIQLKPSTSKGIYLRSISLSSTMGPSVKVDTMQVRALIKA, encoded by the coding sequence ATGCCGAAACATGGTAAGCAGTACCGAAAAGCAGCTGAGGCGATTGATAGAGAAACGCACTACTCTTTGGAAGAGGCAGTGAATCTCTTGCTTGCAAACAGCTGTGCGAAATTTGATGAATCTGTTGATGTTGCGGTTCGCTTGGGCATTGATCCCCGGCACGCAGACCAAATGGTTCGTTCCTCAGTGATCCTGCCCAATGGTACAGGCAAGGATGTGCGTGTTCTTGTTTTTGCTAAAGGTGAGAAAGAGGCGGAAGCCTTGGCTGCTGGTGCTGATTATGCTGGCTCTGAGGACTTGGTGAACAAAATTAAAGAAGGTTGGCTGGAGTTTGATAAAACAATAGCCACTCCTGACATGATGGGTGAAGTGGGCAAGATCGGTCGTGTTTTAGGACCGAGAAACTTGATGCCCAATGCCAAGCTCGGCTCTGTTACCTTTGATATTGAGCGCGTTGTTCAGGAAACAAAAAAGGGAAAAGTAGATTTTAAGTCTGATAAGGCAGGGGTGATTCATGCTTTGATCGGTAAGCGTTCATTTGGATCTGACAAGCTGGTAGCAAATATTGCACATTTTGTTGATAAATTGATACAGCTGAAGCCCTCGACAAGTAAGGGGATATATCTCCGATCAATAAGCCTGTCAAGTACTATGGGGCCTAGTGTTAAGGTTGACACAATGCAGGTTCGTGCCTTAATCAAGGCCTAG